CACAATCTGCTAGTTCCGGACTGATCCACCAATAACAAGAAACTATAGTCCCCACTTCAACAATGTGTTAAAATAGCTTCAATCCAAGATTCCCTTCCACCAATActgaattccaaattcgaaaaaaaaataatactaaCCGAATTCCAAATCATCTCTCTTTACTCAACTCAATTTTTAGCCCTAAAATTAGCTGAAATCAATGGCTAATGGGTGCAAAAATTTGCCTGAAGAATGTTGGGAACTAATATTCAATCGTCTCCATCACCAATCTGACTTGGAATCATTTTCTTTGGTATGCAAACAGTTTCTTTCTCTCACAAATCGTCTACGTGTCCATTTATCTGTAATTGACTCAACTTTGCTCATCCATGGTACCATATCTAAACTCATTCACAGATTTTTGAATCTTAATTCTATTGATCTTAGTAATTTCAAAGGTGATCTTGATCCTGTTCTTATTGATCTTGCCAATTCTGTGTCCTATACATCCAATCTTGAACAACTTGATATCTCGGGTCACAAGAAATTACCCGTTAAGGGGTTGAAGGAATTGGGGTTAAAATTAAAGGGTTTGAGGGTTTTGAAATGTAGTAATCTCATTGTTTTACGTGACACTGATTTGTATGTTATAGCTGAGTTGTTTCCGTTTTTGGAAGAGCTTGATATTAGCTATCCAGGTATGGATTTGGATTCCGGTTCGAGATATAGTGCCCACGATGTTAGCAATTGGACTGTGACTGATTCTGGGGTTGAGGTTTTATCGGTGAATTTGAGTAGTTTGCGTAAAATCAATGTTTCTGGGAATCATTTGATTAGTGATAGGTCCCTTGTTGCACTTTCTATGAATTGCTTGAATTTAGAAGGCGTTGAGGTGGAGGATTGCGCTTTGGTTACGCTAAAAGGGATCCTTTCGTTACTGCGTACTTGTGCTGCTTTGAGATGGATTTCAATGTCCGAGATTCATGTTGCTCGATCAAGTTCTGATTTTGAATGTTTGGCTACTTCTAGCCGATCTTTACAGACACTTGAGGTTTCCAACTCTTTTATTACGGATGAATTCCTCTTCTTGGTGGCTAAGGCTTCTCTCCCGTTATATAGGCTTTCACTTAGTTGGTGTACGTATTTCACATTATCTGGTATATCTTCGTTGTGCTGTGCGTATCGGACGCTTAAGTGCTTATCTCTGATTGAAGTAGATTTTTTGACTGATGAGTCTATGAATGATTTATCCCAATATCTACAATGCCTTGATACCATTGATCTCAGCCGTTGTGTGAGATTGACCATCTTGACGTTCTTCACACTTGCAAGAAATTGCCCTTCACTAGAAGAAGTTAACATGGAAAATACTAGTATTGGGATGAAGAAGGATTGTTTTCCTAATGGTGTGAAGAACCCGAGAATAAGGGCTGTTAATTTGGCAGATAACTTGTCCCTGGATGACGACGCTCTCACAAAAGTTGCTTCAATGTGCCCCAACATGGAGATTCTTGATGTGTCATCGTGTACTAGTCTTACTGAGGCTGGTATTGCTTCTGCTCTTGCGATGTGCAGTCAGATAAGGAAGTTGCAATTTGATGACTGTCCATTGACTATACGTATCGGAAAAGGTGCAGAATTGCCTAATCTTGAGGCTATTAGTGCAGCTGGTTCAGCATTAAATGATGAAGGCCTGGCCATGATTGGGAGCAGATGTTCTCGCCTGGTGAAATTAAACTTGGAGAACTGTAAAGAAGTGACAGCAGAAGGCATACAGGCAATGGTGAAACAGTGTAGATCATTGAGAGAGATAAACTTGAAAAAGTGTCCTCAAGTTAGTATCAATTCTCTAAGTAGTTTGGTGTTTTCGTCTCCATCACTAAGGAGAGTTATTCCACCCTGTTGCTCTGCTTTTAGTGATGGCTTGAGGGGATTTTACTTGCACCACGGATGTCGAGTGTCCTCAGGCTAGTTTTTGCTTGGTATATAGCACATACTATACCCTGTGTCCCTTCGTCTTCAAACATTTCCCATTTTCTTCTTTCTTGTGTCAATCGTGTCATATAAgtaatccatttttttttttttttgatgaattgaaatgctAATGTGATTGTTTTACATAGAATGTGCAGTATGCCTGTATTTGTACACATTTGTTTTATAACTGCACACTGCAATCAAACTTGCTCCGCTCTTCAGCAGGGTGCCAAAGGTTAAAAATGAAAAtcataagaaaaaggaaaactGGACAAATGTTCTTTAATAGGTCCATTTGCAGGTTTGTTTATGGCTTCACTGTCTCGTTTTATTCAAggatttttgctcttcaacagaACAATGACACAAAGAGGGCTTTAAGATTTAGTTAAACTGTAAATCCTTAAGGCATCCGATTCATCCTGCGTTTACAAGTTTTTCTCGCTCTTGTTAACCAGATGATGATTTCTGCTGTATTTGTTGAAAGTGGATCCACTATAAATGGAAATAGAGGAGGAACCTGCTATGACTATGATTTTGATAATAGTATACTTTTAAGATTAAGTTTTGGTTCTTTAGAATATTGCTGGATTAGATATGATTTTATCTAAGCATGTGCAGAATAGGTACTTTAGAAATGCAAATAACGCACGTTGTTCAGATTGTTTCTTCTAACTCTATCAGGTTGTCTTGGATTAAtaagaagttaaaaaaaaaaaaagagtcatgTGAATTATGCGCTCGTTAAATGGTTTAAACTTTTAGATGATATGGTAAGAATTAACCAAACAATCCATTGTTTCTATACTCCTCTTCTGACACAGTACTTCTCATAGATTGTTGTTGTCTTGTTGAACTATTTTGTGATGTTCCTCACTTCCTGATCATTGATTTTGCCATTTACAGTCCAATACAATTATATAACCTTATCCGTTGTGCCAACATTTACCTTCCCTTAAAAAATCTAAGTTATAACTTGTCTGGCCAAGTAAAAAAATATTGCTAATTTCATAAATTTGATATGTTCGCCTAatcttttagaaaaaaaaaattgagtactGCGAGAAGCTGAAAAAGTAGCTTTACCCCAAAAGTATATTTTGAACTTCGGTCAAACACAAATTGATGTTCTAATATTGATAAAAGTGTTTTCTAAATTGATTAGTCAAAATACAAACTACTACTCTTCAAATGTACCTCTTTGAAAGCACTTTTtacggaaaatatttttcaaaataagcagattttTAAAATTTGCTTATTTAACATACAAATTTGTTGTTTTAATCACCAAATTGTAAGAAGAGTGTATCAAAATAGTCACTACCATTGCTGctcattttttcttcttttccaatAGCTTGAAGTTGGAAGTATAACAATTGCATTACAGAATTCGAACTTCAGGATACAATGTCCTCgaaatttgaattgaaaaaaCTAAACTTGAGAACACAATGTCTTAAAGTTTTGAACTAAAAATTCGAACTTAAAAACATAGATTGAACTTATGACACATTGCACTGAAGTTTTGAACTGAAAAGTTGACCAAGAACATAGTATCTTGATGTTTTGAACTGAAAAAACTTGAGCGTCAAAGAATTTTGAACTGAAAAATTGTACTCGCGACACATTACTACTTGGGAGAATCCCTATTTTTTGTAGTTCTCACATGAATTTTTTATCCCTTTTTACCCCTACTTAAAAATTTTATGGCTTAATAAATTGTACACACATTTTGATAAATTTTAAGAACTCTTAGGGCTTTTTTTATGTCACTAAAAAAGATGATGTCATGAAAAATGTTATAGTGGCCCCCACAAAGCATACTCatacatatttgagccttttatgtaaaaatattattaaacttgtttcaatatatcattgttaaatacttttaaaatttatCAAAAATGTAAATTATTCCCTTCTGCCTCAATCGAAAAATGAATTCCCAAGTATGGTAgctaattaatcaaattttacgtGAACGCTCTTTTAACATAGAATTAGCTAATaaattactatattaaaagaggaaCTATAAGATATCAAAAAATGATTGAAAAACATTGTatatagaaaaatataatttGATCTCGATACAGTAATAATGCTAGACAATTGcaaatattatattttttacTATTAAAATATTTTGTAAAGAAAGGGACAATATATGTTATATAATTTAGAAGtaataatatttttcatattgAACTTAACTATTGTCTTAAATTATATAACATATTAATTATCCGTTATTTTGCAAAATATGTTTTGGTAAAAAATAATCTAGCCAATATGAGTTCAATTCAAAGAACTCAAATCAAAAACTCAATTTGGATAATTCGGGACTTAATCTCAAAAAATTAAATTAGAAGAGCTTTCAGTTATCGTTTTTTCCAAAACAAATCTAATATATAaactagaaaaaatattttcctttagCATACATTTTTAGactttaatattttagaagtCTTTCGAAAATGTCAAACTGGTGTTACAAGAATAAAAAACCAAGAgcagaaaaaatttaaaaagtatcTACAAATTAAATTTTTAATAACGATTTgagcccgggcttagcacggaccAATTAACATTAGTTGGCCTAATATTTAAAGAAGCGAGAAGAAGAACATGGAATATCTTCCCGCTTTTAAAATTACTAGATGGCATGTGCCCGTGCTATGCCTGGGCATCTGCTCGAACTTCTTGTGTCTTACTTTTACATCTTCAACATAACCAAAAATTTTCAACAATAAAAATATAATTTCATATTTGTTTTAATAAGTAAGGATTATTACTTAAAAAGGAAGCAATATTATCCACCTGATagaacattcacaatatcaaCACTCCATTCTATATACATATCAGTGTTTTAAAAAGCGGGGGCGTAAAGCGaggcgttttacgtctgcctcatcgaggcgtaagccccgaggcatggggcgtaagcctcatgggactttaatttttaatatttcataaaaggatataattataataaatacttttaaataggtaaaatagcataaaaatttgaagaaaactataaatatatgctccatccccacaaaaaaactaatcagaacaatctattatacgctacttacaagGACAaatgactgctcgttacttttttgagatagtagaagacaagataaataattagaaaagaacatatattaggcattctagcaataaaaaaagatcgtgacttttaaatttaatgtcttggttcctttttaaaatatttgagtaattactagttgacttttgagaatttagGCATTTTAttgaggacttatttaacaaatttcgttttaatttgaagaagttttctggactTACGCCCTAACACGCCTcaacaaaaaaaactcgccccaaacgcccagacgtacgccccgaattgctgggcgtacgccttttgAGACTTTCGCCTCGAACCATTGCCCTGGGGCATTTTTGATACTCCCCGCCCCGAGGCTCGCctcgaaaacgccttttaaaacactgatacgTATATTGAGGAACAAAATTGTACATGATATcaaaaagattatgatatgcacTCCCAACAATGTAAAGCTTGCTTAATACATTCTTCAGCTTGTTCATGTTTCATGACAAAACCTATTTGCATATTGAACAAAAGAAGGTGCATCCTTTTCTAGAGTTGATCACTCCACAAACctttgttgtgaacttgtgatGGGCCTTCTTTTATAGTAGTAGTATTCGATACAAGTGTTAGAACCTACAATTATAGAACTTGggcaacactaaataaaattattgaaGTTGGAGTAGCAGGTATGAGTGTGGATCTGGGAGGCCACAAGGATAAGCTCACTACAGGCATGTACAGTTAAAATAAGTTCCAAGGTAAAACAAGAAGATGAGAAAAGGGGATATGTCTAGCGATTCTGAAGCAGCTGACAACCCATTGGTCTTGCTTTGAGCTGTTGAGGACCGAAAGACGGTCATTGGTTTCAGACGGCTTACTTCCCATTGATGATAGCTGGCTTAACACGTTGAGATTCATAACATTGGAACCATCCATTAGCAGTGAAGGCAAAACACAAAGTTACTATACATATTTTTCCTATGCATAAATCACACACAAAGTTATTAAACCATAATCTAGGTGTGCgcattgtatgtatatatatggacaCATTGAGAACATGCATTGAATAAAGAAATGAATAGAAGTTTACCACTGCTTAGGTTCGCAGGTAACTAACTCCTTAGTACATAGTGGTACAATTACCTCCTTAGAGACTACGGATAAGCCCTAGGAACAATTCTGATACTCTGCTAATAATTTTCAGTCATGGCTCCTCCTTTGGTATAAAGTCTTTTACAGAGAGCCTATAACAAAATATAACCACTTATAGCGTACTCAAAAGGACTATAAATAAGCAAATTGCGATTTTCAAAATTAAATGCACATGGTTACTATATTTTCGATCTTTATTTCTCAAAAAGAATATGGCATCCTTGAATTTGGCACAGGTAGAAAGCATAGTAATATAGTTCCATAAAGTGTCTTCAAGTTTGTTCAATTGTCCGGTATAATCACGCAATCAAGAAAGTAAGCCGTACAAAATgaaaaaagtaaaataattatgaatatgtgaaacttAAAGCGAACAACACATAGAAAAGTCACTCTATCACTTATGTATTATAAACACTTTCGACTTAACTCTTCTCCACAAAGAAAACCTTTGCATTCATCCCATAACCAGCCTATTGCAGTTTATTAGTGTCAATTGAAACATAGATTAACAAACAACAGCTTAGCAAGTAACTAAAGAAGCATTAGGACCAGCAATTTCACAAATTTGAGCACATCTATGAACCTAAGAGAACTTATATATTTGTGATTCTCCATTTGTTCTTGTGATACACCAGTTCATGAATATGTCATCTTCAACAACAAATGTTAGGCTGGATAGTGTTGCACAATTTGAGACTTCCGGTTGCTATTTTGAATAAGAGATTTCATCAAACAGGTGCTATTTGTTGAATTAAGGTTGAAGTTCATGATGCATCTTCAATACAATAACTTTGAAAGTACTGTCAAATTGTAGACATATCTAATAAGCTTGGATCATCAAAATGCTTTTAATTGATGAATCTGACAGAAATAGttgaatctatgatgaaaatagataaaaaaaaaaaaagagaaggaaaaatACTTCTCGTGGTAACGTGAATAAGCAAACGATCATACTTTCGGAGCCATAATCACATAGCTCAAGTCTTATTGATAACCATGTACTCTGAATATAAACATTAACTTAGAAGTCCATAAAAAATAAGCACCACCAAAAAGATGCCATATGCAAAGAAGGATTATAAGCATAATTTAAATGAATTTCAACAAATAACATCTGTTTCAAATTGTTTTGAATGTTTCAGATAGTAACTTATTACTTCTACTTCAAATAGTTAAAGTACATGCAACTTATTCTTTGAATTATCCTTGTTATAATGCTAAAAAACAATTGGCTAAATTTTATAAATTTACTTTTAACTTATCCTTATTACTTTACCTCTTTTTCTTCAAAGTTCTGGAAATAAAGAGcaaatacaaaatatatttgaacCATGTTCAAGCTCCCAATCACAAAAGACAATATATAACTCAAGCAGAGTCGGACACACACATCTTGTTCATCCTGGTACAATGACATAGAAGAATAAAGAAACAATTACTTGCAGGAACTTCCCAACAGAATAATTAGATCAGATCTTAGTTAAGGGGTAGCTAATATTATATGGGTGATACATATCACAATTTTGAAGCCTAGAAGCGGCAAAAGGTTCAAGGGAAAAAGGATCTTACTTCATCATAAGGTTTGTCTGACtgtgttcatatcaacattccTTTCTCTATTTGACCAGTTACAAGTTGGCCTACAGCCCCCGAATCCTTGAGTTTCAATAGCCTTTATCTTTATTGCAAATTTAACAGTAGCATCAAAGAATTCTACATCTTTCAAATCATATGCAAGTTGAAAGATCTCACAAAAGAAACTAAATCACCTGGAAGTAGGAGACATACGAAAATTTATCAAGATTTTGTTGAAAGAATTAGTACTAAATTAAAAAGATATCACAAGGGAAATATCTACTGATTTCCGAAAAGCTACATTTTTATCCAATTTTCTTGTCAACAGAAAGTTAGACAAATAAGCTGCAATAGAATCTCCGTTAATTATCAGATATAATTTGTATTAAATGTAATACCTCAGGAATTGACTACCCTCGACAAATTTCTCCAAAGGGTGGAATGAATAGCTGGAATACCTTCAGATAGAATAGTCTTTACTATGATAAATATggatattttaaaatttatctcATACTAATAATGTGGAGCATCAACCCCCAAGTGGTATAAACTCCATAATGAAAGAACCTTACGAAAGGAATACTACTCGCAGCTGTAATACCAATGGAATTTCTCACTGAAAAGATCTCCACATCTTTAAGCTGCAAAGCCCAGAAGAATTATAAAAGGACACTTCTCATCAATTAAAATCTCAGTATaagaaacaataaaaaaaaatgatgggaAGAGTATTTAACCTCACCAACAAATCAATAACCATTACAAAGTGAAAAATTACGATTGAGAGCACATATCCGACTGGCAAAAGAAATAAGCTTCTTGTCAATGTTTTCAAACCTAACATTGAGTGTGAATGTCGTTCTTTTGAGACTTAAAACCTGGAAAACAGAAATGTTATATCATACTATTGACAACTTACAACTAATAGAAACAGAAAAAAGGAAGGATTAATGCTTCATCCATCTTTTTTTACTATGAGAGATATGTTGTTCAAACATTTCAAAAAGTTTCTATTTTAACGTCTACATTTTGTATTTTAAACATTTAATTTATTCCTAAAGTAGACACTCCATATAGTATAACCTGAAATATAAAGCACAATTCTTTTTGTAATGTTAGAACAAAAAAgtagagagagtaccttttataGTCAAAGCAGTTCCGTTTTTGCCCACCTTGAGCGACTTTCACTTCAAAAGCCTGTGAAATCAAAATTGTGTGACCAACTGACCACTGTATTCTAACTAATGGATCACAAATGTTCACAATGTCATGTATTGAGAAATTAAATTCATAGAATATGAGTAGTGAAAAAGATGTAAACAAGTTGACCCAAATTCAAAGAGCAATTCAGTTGCAAAACTGTCATGGCCCGATGAAACTAAATAACTAGAAAAGGATTATAATCATGTAGTAGCAGGAAAAAAGCTTTTACCTTTTTCAGTAAAATAATATTTCATCCAAATAATTGTTTTAAGCAAATTTTCTAGGAATAATACTACTCCAGGGACAcacttttcaagaaatcaactcACATTCATCTCTCAAAGAAAAATCTGATTAATCTTCCCTGAAAAAATTCAGCTCAAAATAGTTACAAAAAAATGTATATCAAGAATACTGTCTCGATTTAAATAAAATTGGTTGATTGTAGGAACATAAAACATGCCTGAGTAGATCAGACAAAATTTTCTATATGCATGCAGAAATTCAACAAAAAACTACCCAAAAGCTTAAGATGTGAAAACAGAGGAAGATTCAAGGAAGATTATAttagatgattaaacaatgtAATTTTACAACTAAAGGTACCAATTCAAAAACAAATCCTTCTAACAAGAAAATACATCATTAAATACATGTAAAAGATAAAAGAGCAGCAAATAAATAATTGTTAATTTACTTGAGGCATATCATCAAACACCGTGGGTACAACACTATCTGTACTCTTGCATAGTTGTTCTATTCACATGCATGTGCAGAATCTGAAAAGAGAACATGAAGAAAGACC
The nucleotide sequence above comes from Lycium barbarum isolate Lr01 chromosome 3, ASM1917538v2, whole genome shotgun sequence. Encoded proteins:
- the LOC132631481 gene encoding uncharacterized protein LOC132631481: MANGCKNLPEECWELIFNRLHHQSDLESFSLVCKQFLSLTNRLRVHLSVIDSTLLIHGTISKLIHRFLNLNSIDLSNFKGDLDPVLIDLANSVSYTSNLEQLDISGHKKLPVKGLKELGLKLKGLRVLKCSNLIVLRDTDLYVIAELFPFLEELDISYPGMDLDSGSRYSAHDVSNWTVTDSGVEVLSVNLSSLRKINVSGNHLISDRSLVALSMNCLNLEGVEVEDCALVTLKGILSLLRTCAALRWISMSEIHVARSSSDFECLATSSRSLQTLEVSNSFITDEFLFLVAKASLPLYRLSLSWCTYFTLSGISSLCCAYRTLKCLSLIEVDFLTDESMNDLSQYLQCLDTIDLSRCVRLTILTFFTLARNCPSLEEVNMENTSIGMKKDCFPNGVKNPRIRAVNLADNLSLDDDALTKVASMCPNMEILDVSSCTSLTEAGIASALAMCSQIRKLQFDDCPLTIRIGKGAELPNLEAISAAGSALNDEGLAMIGSRCSRLVKLNLENCKEVTAEGIQAMVKQCRSLREINLKKCPQVSINSLSSLVFSSPSLRRVIPPCCSAFSDGLRGFYLHHGCRVSSG